In the genome of Monodelphis domestica isolate mMonDom1 chromosome 2, mMonDom1.pri, whole genome shotgun sequence, one region contains:
- the LOC130456927 gene encoding uncharacterized protein LOC130456927, translating into MDIMVGIPFSRAVGTARRLDLKIQKWETVSIPPEILPGASPVKCKAHLETRFTGIPGFPAPSTTQASYEDAQNRGAPLPLPQPRPRAAAQLPPPEDAGTKGVAATSTEGPPPLHPPGPTWAASGCWGKRDGKRRVLETLEPGTVWRNPIPLTASFQDIWGKFSPGEGGTPEQKQTMSLRNMTTMTPEVNHEGQHLTLSRLL; encoded by the exons ATGGATATTATGGTAGGGATTCCTTTCAG TAGAGCGGTGGGAACAGCCAGGCGATTAGACCTAAAGATACAAAAATGGGAAACTGTTTCCATTCCACCTGAAATTCTACCGGGAGCTTCTCCAGTAAAGTGTAAGGCCCACTTGGAGACTCGGTTCACTGGCATTCCTGGGTTTCCAGCGCCCTCAACAACCCAGGCTTCCTACGAGGATGCACAAAACCGGGGGGCGCCACTACCACTCCCCCAACCACGACCCAGGGCCGCAGCCCAACTTCCTCCGCCTGAGGACGCTGGGACTAAAGGCGTGGCCGCCACTTCCACAGAGGGGCCTCCGCCCCTTCACCCGCCCGGCCCCACCTGGGCAGCTTCCGGCTGTTGGGGGAAGAGGGACGGAAAGAGGAGAGTCCTCGAAACCTTGGAACCTGGGACGGTCTGGAGGAACCCCATCCCACTTACCGCGAGCTTCCAGGATATTTGGGGAAAATTCAGCCCTGGAGAAGGAGGAACCCCCGAACAGAAACAGACCATGAGCCTCCGAAACATGACAACCATGACTCCGGAAGTAAACCATGAAGGCCAGCACCTCACTCTAAGTCGGCTACTCTAG